The following are from one region of the Salvia hispanica cultivar TCC Black 2014 chromosome 1, UniMelb_Shisp_WGS_1.0, whole genome shotgun sequence genome:
- the LOC125223006 gene encoding pentatricopeptide repeat-containing protein At3g25210, mitochondrial has translation MALILPRTIRASLLRLSVRHLTSTTLDDPPPLPTPSDTSPQPLPPKPPNPRMEHQFESWLHNLKPGFTHSKVHDALRSQPDPDIALDIFRWTAQQRHYRHNHDTYLAMMEIAVSGKRYRAAETLIDEVLAGACSASLPLFNTMIQFCCDRKFLFNRAFDVYKKMQKSEDARPNLETYAMLFGSLLRKFDKLNVCYVYLHAVRSLSKQMKSSGVIPDAFVLNMIIKAYSKCLQVDEAIRVFREMGLYGCVPNSYTYSYLVKGLCEKGRVSQGWGFYQEMRSKGLVPKVTTYLVLICSLAMERKFQEAIEAAFNMIGNSLSPDLLTYKTLLEEMCRDGKGNVAFKLLESFRKRDSNMNEKTYKTLLEGLHFSSRDF, from the coding sequence ATGGCCTTGATTTTACCTCGGACCATCCGAGCTTCCCTCCTCCGCCTCTCTGTCCGACATCTCACCTCCACCACCCTCGACGACCCTCCGCCGCTGCCGACTCCATCCGACACCTCCCCTCAACCCCTACCACCAAAACCCCCAAATCCGCGAATGGAACACCAATTCGAGTCATGGCTTCACAATCTCAAACCCGGATTCACCCATTCCAAGGTCCACGACGCCCTCCGGTCCCAGCCCGACCCGGACATCGCGCTCGACATTTTCCGGTGGACGGCGCAGCAGCGCCACTACAGGCACAACCACGACACCTACCTCGCAATGATGGAAATCGCCGTCTCAGGTAAGCGGTATCGCGCCGCCGAGACTCTCATTGATGAAGTCCTCGCCGGAGCTTGCTCCGCTAGCCTCCCGCTGTTCAACACCATGATCCAATTCTGCTGTGACCGTAAATTCCTGTTTAATCGCGCTTTCGATGTGTATAAGAAAATGCAGAAATCTGAGGATGCTAGGCCGAATTTGGAGACTTATGCCATGCTTTTTGGTTCACTTTTAAGGAAGTTTGATAAGTTGAATGTGTGTTATGTTTATTTGCACGCTGTGAGATCGTTATCGAAGCAAATGAAGTCTTCAGGGGTAATCCCTGATGCCTTCGTGTTGAACATGATCATCAAAGCCTACTCAAAATGCCTGCAGGTTGATGAGGCAATTAGAGTTTTTCGTGAAATGGGGCTGTATGGCTGTGTGCCTAATTCGTATACGTATAGTTATTTGGTTAAGGGTTTGTGTGAGAAGGGTAGAGTGAGTCAGGGGTGGGGTTTCTATCAGGAGATGAGATCAAAGGGGCTGGTGCCAAAAGTGACTACCtatttggttttgatttgTAGTCTGGCGATGGAGAGGAAGTTTCAGGAGGCGATCGAGGCTGCATTTAACATGATAGGGAATTCTTTGTCGCCTGATCTTCTGACATACAAGACACTGCTCGAAGAAATGTGTAGGGATGGGAAGGGCAACGTGGCGTTTAAGCTTCTTGAGAGTTTTCGAAAGAGGGACAGTAACATGAACGAGAAGACATACAAGACTTTACTGGAGGGGCTGCACTTTTCAAGTCGGGATTTCTAG